Proteins encoded within one genomic window of Setaria italica strain Yugu1 chromosome IV, Setaria_italica_v2.0, whole genome shotgun sequence:
- the LOC101757826 gene encoding arginine decarboxylase 1: MPALAVDAATPVAHAFASCDAARFPAPLMAVPTSATAAADKPEAAAWSADLSAALYNVDGWGAPYFFVNDDGDVAVRPHGAATLPGQEIDLAKVVAKAAGPRDGGGLGLPLPLLVRFPDVLRHRVETLNAAFDYAVRSTGYGSRYQGVYPVKCNQDRYVVEDIVEFGEPFRFGLEAGSKPELLLAMSCLAARGNPDALLVCNGYKDDGYVSLALTARTMGLNTVIVLEQEEELDIVLEASRRLGVRPVVGMRAKLRTKHAGHLGSTSGEKGKFGLNAAQILSVVTKLKAVGMLDCLQLLHFHIGSQIPTTALLSDGVGEAAQIYCELARLGAGMRVIDVGGGLGIDYDGTHSAQTDMSVAYSLEEYAVAVVAAVGRVCDRKGVQHPIICSESGRALVSHHSVLVFEAFSATAPGQLDAATAYLLDELTDDCRADYRNVMAAAVRGDYDTCGLYVDQLKRRSAEQFKEGVLGLEHLAAVDAFCEIVARGMGAPEAPRTYHINLSVFTSLPDMWAIGQQFPIIPIQRLQERPAVDGVLSDLTCDSDGKVCEFIGGRHSLPLHELPTHATRGYYLGMFLGGAYQEALGGLHNLFGGPSVVRVTQSDGPHCFAVTRAAAGPSCADVLRAMQHEPEVMFEVLKQRTDDATAASLARAFGAMPYLVFDPEAAVMSSGESSGMSSDSEGSAAGAAEEEDEEEWEFMRGLTV; the protein is encoded by the coding sequence ATGCCTGCactcgccgtcgacgccgcgACACCTGTGGCGCACGCCTTCGCGTCCTGCGACGCGGCGCGCTTCCCGGCCCCGCTCatggcggtgcccacctccgccaccgcAGCGGCCGACAAACCCGAGGCGGCCGCGTGGTCGGCCGACCTCTCCGCGGCGCTCTACAACGTGGACGGCTGGGGCGCCCCCTACTTCTTCGtcaacgacgacggcgacgtcgcCGTGCGCCCGCACGGCGCCGCCACGCTGCCGGGGCAGGAGATCGACCTGGCCAAGGTCGTGGCCAAGGCCGCCGGCCCGCGCGACGGCGGGGGGCTCGGCCTGCCGCTGCCCCTGCTCGTGCGCTTCCCCGACGTGCTGCGCCACCGCGTCGAGACCCTCAACGCCGCCTTCGACTACGCCGTCCGCTCCACCGGCTACGGCTCCAGGTACCAGGGCGTGTACCCGGTCAAGTGCAATCAGGATAGGTACGTCGTCGAGGACATTGTCGAGTTCGGCGAGCCCTTCCGCTTCGGCCTcgaggccggctccaagccggAGCTGCTCCTCGCCATGAGCTGCCTTGCCGCGCGCGGCAACCCGGACGCCCTCCTCGTCTGCAACGGCTACAAGGACGACGGCTACGTCTCGCTCGCGCTCACGGCGCGCACCATGGGCCTCAACACCGTCATCGTgctcgagcaggaggaggagctcgacaTCGTCCTCGAGGCCAGCCGCCGCCTCGGCGTGCGCCCCGTCGTCGGCATGCGCGCCAAGCTGCGCACCAAGCACGCCGGCCACCTCGGCTCCACCTCCGGGGAGAAGGGCAAGTTCGGCCTCAACGCCGCCCAGATACTGTCCGTGGTCACCAAGCTCAAGGCCGTTGGTATGCTCGACTGCCTCCAGCTCCTGCACTTCCACATTGGCTCCCAGATCCCCACCACCGCCCTGCTCTccgacggcgtcggcgaggccgCGCAGATCTACTGCGAGCTCGCCCGCCTCGGCGCTGGCATGCGCGTCATCGACGttggcggcggcctcggcaTCGACTACGACGGGACCCACTCGGCGCAGACCGACATGTCGGTGGCCTACAGCCTCGAGGAGTACGCGGTGGCCGtggtcgccgccgtcggccgcgtCTGTGACCGCAAGGGGGTGCAGCACCCCATCATCTGCAGCGAGAGCGGCCGCGCGCTGGTGTCGCACCACTCGGTCCTGGTGTTCGAGGCCTTCTCGGCCACGGCGCCCGGGCAGCTTGATGCGGCCACGGCCTACCTGCTCGACGAGCTCACCGACGACTGCCGCGCCGACTACCGCAACgtcatggccgccgccgtgcgcggcgACTACGACACCTGCGGCCTCTACGTTGACCAGCTGAAGCGCCGCTCCGCCGAGCAGTTCAAGGAGGGGGTTCTTGGCCTGGAGCACCTCGCCGCGGTCGACGCCTTCTGCGAGATCGTCGCCCGTGGCATGGGCGCTCCCGAGGCGCCGCGCACCTACCACATCAACCTATCAGTGTTCACCTCCCTGCCGGACATGTGGGCCATCGGGCAGCAGTTCCCCATCATTCCCATCCAGCGCCTGCAGGAGCGCCCGGCCGTGGACGGCGTCCTCTCCGACCTCACCTGCGACAGCGACGGCAAGGTTTGCGAGTTCATCGGCGGGAGGCACAGCCTGCCGCTGCACGAGCTCCCCACCCACGCCACCCGCGGCTACTACCTGGGCATGTTCCTCGGGGGCGCCTACCAGGAGGCCCTCGGCGGGCTGCACAACCTCTTCGGCGGGCCCAGCGTGGTGCGCGTGACGCAAAGCGACGGCCCCCACTGCTTCGCGGtgacgcgcgcggcggcggggccctcGTGCGCCGACGTGCTCCGCGCGATGCAGCACGAGCCCGAGGTGATGTTCGAGGTGCTGAAGCAGAGGACCGACGACGCCACGGCCGCGTCGCTCGCCAGGGCGTTCGGCGCAATGCCGTACCTGGTGTTCGACCCCGAGGCCGCGGTGATGTCCAGCGGGGAGAGCAGCGGCATGAGCAGCGACTCGGAGGggtcggccgccggcgccgccgaggaagaagatgaggaggagtgGGAGTTCATGCGCGGGCTCACCGTCTGA
- the LOC101758246 gene encoding uncharacterized protein LOC101758246 isoform X2, whose product MSSSTSGRDDDAPDLVCQIDCVHGMVDALSSVRWKRHQDAVMELSAHGIVLTVEESGCLQSKVFLKRELFVEYDYAGDGRERFGLSLGLFVDCLNIFSAPGHASAVEIRYPGPDMQLLLKSVDSPDACLYAEIRTRIPDTISWDYNFEHDGNTPVTFTVKSAVLKETIDDLEWPGSSIQIRMQPDPPTVVFKGEGHGDLQVEFPYYANTDLLIVFQCDREVSYRYKYKFLRATTSNIPSSVMKENRRTKVTIGRGGMLKIQHLISLARPGMPYFRNIGGGTEQTSRIAHIEFFVKPEEDDNDA is encoded by the exons ATGAGCTCGTCGACGTCCGGCCGCGACGATGACGCGCCGGACCTCGTCTGCCAGATCGACTGCGTCCACGGCATGGTCGACGCGCTCTCCTCCGTCCGCTGGAAGCGCCACCAG GACGCGGTGATGGAGCTGTCGGCGCACGGGATCGTGCTCACCGTCGAGGAGAGCGGGTGCCTCCAGTCCAAGGTCTTCCTCAAGCGCGAG cTGTTCGTGGAGTATGACTATGCGGGGGACGGGCGTGAGCGGTTCGGGCTCAGCTTGGGGCTCTTCGTCGACTGCCTCAACATCTTCTCGGCCCCGGGGCACGCGTCTGCCGTCGAGATCCGGTACCCTGGCCCCGACATGCAGCTGCTCCTCAA ATCAGTGGACTCCCCAGATGCATGTCTGTATGCAGAAATCAGAACCAGAATTCCAGACACAATCTCCTGGGATTACAATTTTGAGCATGATGGGAATACACCAGTCACTTTTACCGTTAAG TCTGCCGTCCTGAAAGAAACAATCGATGACCTTGAATGGCCAGGTTCGAGCATTCAGATTCGAATGCAACCAGATCCTCCAACAGTTGTATTCAAAGGTGAAGGTCATGGTGACTTGCAG GTCGAGTTCCCCTATTATGCAAATACTGACCTTCTAATCGTGTTCCAATGTGACCGTGAAGTGTCTTACAG GTATAAATACAAGTTTCTTCGTGCAACTACCTCAAATATCCCCAGTAGTGTCATGAAGGAGAATCGTAGGACTAAGGTCACAATTGGAAGGGGAGGGATGCTGAAAATCCAGCACCTGATTTCACTTGCCAGGCCAGGTATGCCATACTTCCGTAATATTGGTGGAGGAACTGAACAGACAAGCCGAATCGCTCACATAGAATTCTTTGTGAAGCCAGAAGAAGATGATAATGATGCCTAG
- the LOC101758246 gene encoding uncharacterized protein LOC101758246 isoform X1, producing MSSSTSGRDDDAPDLVCQIDCVHGMVDALSSVRWKRHQDAVMELSAHGIVLTVEESGCLQSKVFLKRELFVEYDYAGDGRERFGLSLGLFVDCLNIFSAPGHASAVEIRYPGPDMQLLLKSVDSPDACLYAEIRTRIPDTISWDYNFEHDGNTPVTFTVKSAVLKETIDDLEWPGSSIQIRMQPDPPTVVFKGEGHGDLQVEFPYYANTDLLIVFQCDREVSYRYKYKFLRATTSNIPSSVMKENRRTKVTIGRGGMLKIQHLISLARPVAAPTDRIYQCQKCEYPTQPSESGSLILDSANLLRFSACHSECMQGKERNLLLLPCDLSDLITAL from the exons ATGAGCTCGTCGACGTCCGGCCGCGACGATGACGCGCCGGACCTCGTCTGCCAGATCGACTGCGTCCACGGCATGGTCGACGCGCTCTCCTCCGTCCGCTGGAAGCGCCACCAG GACGCGGTGATGGAGCTGTCGGCGCACGGGATCGTGCTCACCGTCGAGGAGAGCGGGTGCCTCCAGTCCAAGGTCTTCCTCAAGCGCGAG cTGTTCGTGGAGTATGACTATGCGGGGGACGGGCGTGAGCGGTTCGGGCTCAGCTTGGGGCTCTTCGTCGACTGCCTCAACATCTTCTCGGCCCCGGGGCACGCGTCTGCCGTCGAGATCCGGTACCCTGGCCCCGACATGCAGCTGCTCCTCAA ATCAGTGGACTCCCCAGATGCATGTCTGTATGCAGAAATCAGAACCAGAATTCCAGACACAATCTCCTGGGATTACAATTTTGAGCATGATGGGAATACACCAGTCACTTTTACCGTTAAG TCTGCCGTCCTGAAAGAAACAATCGATGACCTTGAATGGCCAGGTTCGAGCATTCAGATTCGAATGCAACCAGATCCTCCAACAGTTGTATTCAAAGGTGAAGGTCATGGTGACTTGCAG GTCGAGTTCCCCTATTATGCAAATACTGACCTTCTAATCGTGTTCCAATGTGACCGTGAAGTGTCTTACAG GTATAAATACAAGTTTCTTCGTGCAACTACCTCAAATATCCCCAGTAGTGTCATGAAGGAGAATCGTAGGACTAAGGTCACAATTGGAAGGGGAGGGATGCTGAAAATCCAGCACCTGATTTCACTTGCCAGGCCAG TGGCAGCTCCAACGGACCGAATTTATCAATGCCAGAAGTGTGAATACCCTACTCAACCTTCTGAGAGTGGAAGTCTGATCCTGGACAGCGCCAATCTCCTTCGCTTTTCTGCTTGCCACTCTGAATGCATGCAAGGTAAAGAAAGAAATCTTCTCCTCCTACCATGTGACCTCTCAGACTTGATTACTGCACTCTAA
- the LOC101759057 gene encoding probable lysophospholipase BODYGUARD 3, with amino-acid sequence MHIATCVWQEKAAAAAAAAMGAGGGGGVGAGKKGERVSVAALVAAAGGALNCAVSLVVFSVLDVLDVVLCLVYKLVDYAVEAEWKACYCTAAARDGAGPRILVPPEAAAAAPGPKVVRLSASSAKMQLEDVSDTLYVRPSLLADATRKGAGPAAPALTVSPAIAEMIRGKMDRPPRPPRQAPCWSDCDCKVCHAWSAAPRSASHLYVHVQAPPPGAPAAEGVAVEDVVFIHGFISSSVFWTETVFPAFSAAARGRYRMFAVDLLGFGRSPKPAESLYTLREHVEMIERSVLQRYRLGSFHVVAHSLGSVLALALAVKYPDAVKSLTLLAPPYFPVPESEAGAATQYVMRRVAPRRVWPPIAFGASMACWYEHVSRTICLTICRHHRVWDRLFRILTRNRVRTFLIEAFMCHTHNAAWHTLHNIICGSAARMDAYLDVLSSELSCKVSIFHGRDDELLPVECTLAVGARVPRARVTVYDRKDHITIIVGQEELFAAELEAIWRSAAAE; translated from the exons ATGCACATTGCCACCTGCGTGTGGCAAgagaaggcggcggcagcggcggcggcggccatgggggcaggaggaggcggtggtgttGGTGCTGGGAAGAAGGGGGAGCGGGtgtcggtggcggcgctggtggcggcggcgggcggcgcgctcAACTGCGCGGTGAGCTTGGTGGTGTTCTCGGTGCTGGACGTGCTGGACGTGGTGCTGTGCCTGGTGTACAAGCTCGTGGACTACGCCGTGGAGGCGGAGTGGAAGGCGTGCTACTGCACCGCGGCGGCGCGTGACGGCGCCGGCCCGCGGATCCTCGTGCCCCcagaggcggccgcggcggcgccggggcccaAGGTGGTGCGGCtgtcggcgtcgtcggccaagATGCAGCTGGAGGACGTGTCCGACACGCTGTACGTGCGGCCGTCTCTGCTTGCCGACGCCACCAGGAAgggcgccggccccgccgcgccggcgctcaCCGTCAGCCCCGCAATCGCCGAGATGATCCGCGGCAAGATGGACCGccccccgcgcccgccccgGCAGGCCCCGTGCTGGTCCGACTGTGACTGCAAGGTCTGCCACGCGTGGAGCGCCGCGCCACGCTCGGCGTCCCACCTCTACGTCCACgtgcaggcgccgccgccgggggcgccggcagcggagggggtggcggtggaggacGTGGTGTTCATCCACGGTTTCATCTCGTCGTCGGTGTTCTGGACGGAGACGGTGTTCCCGGCGttcagcgcggcggcgcggggtcgGTACCGGATGTTCGCGGTGGACCTGCTGGGGTTCGGTCGGAGCCCCAAGCCGGCGGAGTCGCTCTACACGCTGCGGGAGCACGTGGAGATGATCGAGCGCTCCGTGCTGCAGCGCTACCGCCTCGGGTCCTTCCACGTCGTCGCCCACTCGCTGGGATCCGTGCTCGCCCTCGCACTCGCCGTCAAGTACCCCGACGCCGTCAAGTCGCTCACCCTCCTCGCGCCG CCGTACTTCCCGGTGCCGGAGTcggaggcgggcgcggcgacgcAGTACGTGatgcggcgggtggcgccgcggcgggtGTGGCCGCCGATCGCGTTCGGGGCGTCCATGGCGTGCTGGTACGAGCACGTGAGCCGCACCATCTGCCTCACCATCTGCCGGCACCACCGCGTCTGGGACAGACTCTTCAGGATCCTCACCAGGAACAG GGTGCGGACGTTCCTGATCGAGGCGTTCATGTGCCACACCCACAACGCGGCGTGGCACACCCTCCACAACATCATCTGCGGCAGCGCCGCCCGGATGGACGCCTACCTCGACGTCCTCTCGTCGGAGCTCTCCTGCAAGGTGTCCATCTTCCACGGCCGCGACGACGAGCTGCTCCCCGTCGAGTGCACGCTGGCCGTCGGCGCCCGGgtgccccgcgcccgcgtcaCCGTCTACGACCGCAAGGACCACATCACCATCATCGTCGGGCAGGAGGAGCTCTTCGCCGCCGAGCTCGAGGCCATCtggaggagcgccgccgccgagtag